A stretch of the Snodgrassella alvi genome encodes the following:
- a CDS encoding alpha/beta hydrolase has translation MRQIIIFLLMFFTALILHNTAKAQPNLNESADFAVLQQQNGGYHFTTLPLTSTDGQRQYRIYIGIPAQQPPAGGYPVFYALDGNAILTFLTPENMQILARQPQPPVLVLLGYATDKRFDVRARAYDYTIAPEDNNTDPLDASRINGGADIFLDMIQNEVMPAVQMRVAVNLDNQTLWGHSYGGLLVLHTLFTQPNLFQHYIAADPSVWLHGDLLQQEAAEMLKRKVDFSGSSLLILNSKLRPKKIPKNPHVAARIRMRNEQTARQGNLGRKLADELQHHTDLSVKYEVYPQENHGSLFGKSLQLTLFHPSIRPQ, from the coding sequence ATGCGCCAGATTATCATTTTTTTATTAATGTTTTTTACGGCCTTAATCTTGCACAATACAGCTAAAGCCCAGCCTAATCTGAATGAAAGTGCTGATTTTGCTGTGCTGCAACAGCAAAATGGCGGTTATCATTTTACAACCCTGCCGCTAACATCTACAGACGGACAGCGCCAGTACCGCATTTACATCGGGATTCCTGCACAACAGCCTCCTGCTGGGGGTTATCCTGTTTTCTACGCGCTGGACGGAAATGCCATACTGACTTTTCTAACTCCTGAAAACATGCAGATACTGGCACGGCAGCCTCAGCCTCCAGTATTGGTATTGCTAGGTTATGCAACTGATAAACGTTTTGATGTGCGGGCACGCGCCTACGACTACACCATTGCGCCGGAAGACAACAATACCGACCCACTCGATGCCAGCAGAATCAACGGCGGTGCCGATATATTTCTGGATATGATACAGAATGAGGTTATGCCGGCTGTACAGATGAGAGTGGCAGTCAATCTGGATAATCAAACGCTGTGGGGCCATTCTTATGGCGGGTTGCTGGTACTGCATACTCTATTTACTCAGCCTAATCTGTTTCAACACTATATTGCAGCAGACCCGTCTGTGTGGCTGCATGGCGATTTACTTCAGCAGGAAGCAGCGGAAATGCTGAAGCGTAAGGTTGATTTTTCTGGCAGCAGCCTTTTGATACTCAATAGTAAGCTCAGACCCAAAAAAATTCCTAAAAATCCGCATGTTGCCGCCCGAATTCGGATGCGTAACGAACAAACGGCCAGACAAGGTAATTTGGGCAGAAAACTGGCCGATGAATTGCAGCATCATACTGATTTAAGCGTTAAATACGAAGTTTATCCGCAAGAAAACCATGGCAGCCTGTTTGGCAAAAGCCTGCAACTAACTCTTTTTCACCCCTCAATCAGGCCACAATAA